GAAATCCTCCAGCCCGTAGACCCAGCGCACCGGAATCGCCAGCGTCAACACCATGGCGAACCCGGCGTAAATCGCCCCGGCGACGAAGTAGGGCGGGAAAAACGTCGCGTGCCAGCCCGGAATGATGGATACCGCAAAGTCGAAGCTGACGATGGTATGCACCGACAGCACGAGCGGCGTCGAAAGTCCCGCCAGCAGCAGGTAAATGGATTCATACCGATGCCAGTGCCGCGCCGAGCCGCGCCAGCCAAGGGAGAAAAACCCGTAAACGGTCTTCGTAAACCAGTTGCGCGCCCGGTCGCGCATCGTCGCCAGGTCGGGAATCAGGCCGACGTACCAGAACACCAGCGAGACGCTCGCATAGGTCGAGACGGCGAACACATCCCACTCCAGCGGGCTGCGGAACTGGGGAAAATACATCCCCATCGTGTTCGGGTAGGGAAAGAGGAAGTAGGCGTACCATGGCCGCCCAAGGTGCAGCACCGGAAACAGCGCCGCGCAGGCGACGGCGAAGAGCGTCATCGCTTCCGCAAAACGGTTAATCGAGGTGCGCCACTTCTGGTGGAGCAGAAGCAGAATCGCCGAGATGAGCGTCCCGGCGTGGCCGATGCCAATCCACCAGACGAAGTTGATGATGTCGAACCCCCAGCCGACCCGGTTGTTGATGCCCCAGACGCCGACGCCCTTGTAGAGCAGGTAGCTGATCGAGCCAAGCATCATCATGAAAATCATGAACGAGATGCCAAACCCGACTAGCCAGCCAAGGGTCGTCCCGCGCAGGAGGACTATGGCGCTGATCTTTTCGTTAATGCTGGCGTAGGTGTGTCCGGGGGCGATGACCGGCAGCCGACTGGTCGGCGACACGGATGGTTCAAATTCGTTCGACGCTGCCATGCGATTCCTCGCTCCTATGCTTCATCAGTGACCTGACGAATGGCCGTCTGTGGACGCGCCGTGCGCGTCGCCGCCGTGATGTCCGCCGTGGCCGGCCGCGCTCTTGCGCGCCGGAGCCAAGTCGGGATGGACGTTGCGCACTTTCGCCAGATACGAGGTGCGCGGGCGGACGTTGAGTTCCGCCAGCAGACCGTAGTTGGTCGGCTCCTTGCGCAACCGGGCGACCTGACTGTTGGGGTCGTTGATGTCGCCGAAGATGATGGCCTGCGTTGGGCAAACCGCCTGACAGGCCGTGATCACTTCGCCGTCCAGAATGCGCCGGTCTTCCTTTTCGGCCTCGATGCGCGCCGCGTTGATGCGCTGGACGCAGTAGGTACACTTTTCCATCACGCCGCGCGTCCGCACCGTCACGTCGGGGTTGCGGCCGAGCTTCAGCACCGGCGTGTCATAGTCCGAATAGTGTAGGAAGTTGAACCGGCGCACTTTGTAGGGGCAGTTGTTGGCGCAGTACTTCGTGCCGACGCACCGGTTGTAGGTCATCTCGTTGACGCCTTCCGGGCTGTGCGTCGTCGCGGCGACCGGGCAAACCAGTTCGCACGGCGCCATCTCACAGTGCTGACACATAACCGGCTGGAGGTGCAGCGCAAGGTTCGGATCGTTCGGGTCGCCAGCGTAGTACTGGTCAATGCGAATCCAGTGCATTTCGCGTTCGCGCAGCACCTCGGCTTTGCCGACAATTGGAATGTTGTTTTCCGCCGTACAGGCGACGACGCAGGCCTGGCAGCCGATGCAGACGTTCATATCCACGACCATGCCCCAGGCGTAGCCCTGCGAATAGTCGTCGGGCGGCTCAAACAGCGTCAGTTTGCGCGCCTTTGGGTCGTCAAATTCCGTGCGGGCGAACGTCGGGTCAGAGAGGTACTCAGCCAGCGTCGCTTCCCGGACGAGTCGGCGGCGCTCAAAGGCTCCGGCGGCTTCAATTTCCCAGTGCATCTGGGTGCAGGCGAGCCGCATGGTCTCGTCGGTCTTGACGACGCTGGCGCCGGCGGCATGCCACAGCGTCTCGGCGGCGCGCAGCGCGTTGGCGTTGAAGCCCGCGCCGTTGCCGACGCTCCCGGCGCGCTCGCGGCCGTAGCCAAGGTGAATCGTCAGCGTGTCGTCGGGATGACCCGGCAGCACCAGTGCTGCACCGCGTACCTTACGTCCGCCGACAGTGACCTCGACCACAGGGTAGGGGTCGGTATCATGCGTCCGCACGACGCCCAGTTTGGCGCCGGTGCGCGGCGACACAATCACGGCGTTGTCCCACGTGAGTTTCGTCCGGGGCTTGGGCGTCTCTTGAAGCCAGCCGTTGTTGGCGAAACGCCCATCGTAAATCGTCGGATCGGGCCGGAAGACGACCTCCATCCCGCCGGTGGACGCCGGCGGAAGCGTCTTCATCGCGTCGGCGACGTTGCCGGTAAACGCAACTTCCACCGGCTTGAAGGCGGAGTCCGCCAACAGGCCGTCGTGCAGCGTGCGCCGCCACTGCTTGTCAAAGTCGCTTTGCAGGCCGACAGCATTGCGCCCGACTTGGAGCGTCCCGGTCAGTGTCGGCTCAAATGCTCGGCCGGATTTCAATAGCGCTAGGTTGCGCTGCCAGAAGTTGCGGACAATTTCATCCGCATTTTGGTTGAACTCGCCTAGAAACGCCGCCAGCAGTTCGAGCGGCGACTTGGTTTCCTTGTAAAGCGGCGCAATGAGCGGCTGCTGAACAGAAACCGTCCCGTCGTGTGCGCGGGCGTCGCCCCACGTTTCAAGGAAGTGCGAGGCCGGAATGTGCCAGTGGCAACGCGCCGAGGTTTCGTCGAAATACAGGCTCAGATGAACCGAGAGCTTGACCTTCTGCAGGCCGCCGGCGAAGTCCACGTCGGCGGCCGCCGTGTAAGCCGGGTTGCCGTCCAGAATGACGAGCGTTTCAACCTGCCCGGCGTGCATCTCGGCGACCAGTTGACGAAAATCAGCTTCCTGCTCGGTCGGGGCGATTTCAGGCGGGTCGGTGTAAACGAGGGTTTTCCCAACGTTGCCGAGCTTGGCGTTGACAGCGTGCGCCAGCGCGTGCAGCGCCGCTGGCTGGTAGTCGCCGACCAAAAACACGCTCCTGCCCGCATGAGCCTGAAGGTCTTTGATAAGCGTTTCAACAAATTTGACGTGCGCGGCGGGCGGCTGCGCAGGGCGTCCGGTTTCGACACCCAGCCCGACGGCGACGGCGTTGGCGATTTCAATGAGTTCGCTAGGGCGGACAGCGATGCGGTGGTCAGCCACCGTGCCGGTCGCAGTCGGCGTACATTCCACCATGTAAAGCCGTGACATCCGCTTGGTTGCTTCCTCTCCGAAGCGGGCGCGTCGGCGGCGACTGAAGTCGTGGGCGTAGCGGACGTTGCCGGGGCCGGCGGCAAGAAAGTCGGCGTCAAAGGCGGCGACGACATCGGCGGCTTCAAACCGGTACTGTGTGGCGACAACGCGCCCAAAAGCAAGTTTGGCTCCGGCGCGAACGGCGTCGCGGTGACATGGCTCGTATTGAATCCACTTGGCTTTTGGAAACTCGGTCAGCACGCGCCGAATTTGCGCCCCCAGCGTCGGCGAGACGACGGTTTCGGTCAGAATCCGCAGACCCGCGCCTTGGTTGGCGCGATGTTGATCAAGCGACTTGCGCAGGTCGCGCAGGAACATGTCGTAGGGGCGGGCGTCGCCGTAGTAGCGCGTCGTCTGGGAGCGATCCGGGTCGTAGAGCGTCAGGATGGCGGCCTGCGCGAACAAATCTGTCGCGCCAAGGCTGGCCGGGTGGTCGGGGTTGCCTTCAATCTTGGTCGGGCGGCCCATGTGGCTTTCGACAAGCACGCCCGTTGTGAGCGGCCCCATACTGAAGGTGGAGGCGTAGAAAAGCGGCTTGCCCGGAACAATCTCCTCCGGCGCTTTGACGTACGGCACGATTTTGCCGTCGTCGGGGTAGGCGCTACAGGCGGTCAATCCAGCTAGACCGAACGACGCGCCCATGATCTTGAGGAAGTGGCGTCGGTCGAGGGCGTCGCCCAGCAGAGCCGCTTGGCGTGGGAACCGCTCAACGAGCGCGGCCTGCGCCTCCGGGTCGGCCAGCAGGCGTTCAATGCCGCGCCAGTGTGCGGGTTCGGGCAGTTTGGCGACGGGCGAGGTGGGGACAGACGAACGGACAAGATGATCGGTCATGGCGTCGCGCTTCAATGGTGACAGGTTGAGCAGCTGGTCAGCTTGCGGGGCGACTCGATGTTGTATTCCTTGACGAGCCGTGCGCCGAGGGTCGCCTGCGTTTCGCCAATGTCTTCCGGTTTCCACGTCATGTTGAAGACTTGGTCACGCGGCCGGATGTGCTGCGCCGGGTTGCGGTGGCAGCTCAGGCACCACTCCATCGTGTGGGGCTGGTCTTTGTAGACGAGCTGCATTTGATCCACTCGTCCATGGCAGGAAACGCACCCGATGCCCTTCTGGACGTGGACGCCGTGGTTGAAATAGACGTAGTCGCCAAGGTTGTGGACGCGATTCCATTCCAACGCCTGCCCGGATTTCCAACTGGCGCGCACCGGCTCCAGCATCGGCGCGCCGAACCAGATTTGCTGATGGCAGTTCATGCAGGTCGAAATTGGGGGCACGTTGGCGAAGGCTGAATGTTCAACCGACGTATGGCAGTAACGACACTCAATGCCCAGACCAGCAACGTGGTGTTGGTGACTAAACTGCACCGGCTGGGGCAGGGCAATGCCGACGTTGGTCACATTCGATGAGCGGTTGATTTCAAGCAGCAACCACGCGCCGAACCCAATGATGAACACGGCGCCAAAGATCGAAACCTTGGCGACAGTGTTCATGCTGCGGTGGAAGTGTTGAGCCATAGCAAATCCCTTTCTCGTGCGCCGCCGCCGTCACAACCGCAGCCAAAGCGCCCTCAGCCCGTCGGACTGAAGACGGACGCAATGAGCGCTGGGGCACGGTTTTCCAATCTGGGACGGGGTCACTTTGATTCAGGGCGGTCATCAAGCGTTCCAGTCCTGTTGTCGCCGGCGGCGACGGCTGTTCCGGGGGGAAAAGCAAACAGGACAAACGCTTGAAGCGTCGGTCATACGGATTCAATGTACCATTTCGTACGTTCAGCCGTCACGACAGAACCACATTGGGGGTACTGTCCTGCCGACGAAGCCGAGGCTTCGTGCGCTGCCGTACGAAGCGGGCGTAATCTAGCGTGTTCTTTCGAACATTCCAAGCCCTTTTCGTACGTTTTTTCCCAAAAGCGTCGGGGCCAAACGCCGGCTTCGGGCGGTTCGGGGTTCAGTCAGGGTGGTCGTAGGGAAGCGTGGTAGGGGAAAAAGCCGCCATCTGCGCCTTTGTGTCGCCGCGCAGGGGAACCTCCGCCGTGCTTGGCATAAGCGCTCACCGGCGTTCGGCGAACCGTTGGGTAACGCGCGTGTAATAGGCTTCGTAGCGGGCGACAATATCATCGGCGTTGAACATCTCGACGGCGACGCGCCGACACGCCCGGCGCATTCGCGCGCGGAGATCAGGGTCGGTCAGAATCCGCAGTGTCCCGTCGGCCATCGCCTGAATGTCGCCGACTTCCGCCAGAAAGCCCGTTTCGCCGGGGATGACAACTTCCGGCAGCCCTCCTGTACAACTGGCAATGACCGGCACTTCACACGCCATCGCCTCCAGCGCCGCCAGTCCGAAGGATTCAGACTCGCTCGGCAGCAGCAGGACGTCGGCGATTGAGAGGTAGGCGGCGATGTCCGGCTGCTTGCCGACAAAGTGTACGCGGTCGGCGATCCCCTTCTGCCGCGCTAGCCATTGCGCCTGCGCGCGTTCTGGGCCGTCGCCCACCATGACTAGTTGCACCGGCAGGTGGCGGTTGAGCCGCGCCGCGATGCGGACGCAATCGGTGGTGCGCTTGACGGCGCGAAAGTTTGAGACGTGAACCAGCACCGACTCATCAGGTCGAGCGAACGTCGCGCGCAGTGCCGGGTTCTCCACCCGCCGGTATACCTCGCTGTTGACGAAATTGGGGATGACCTCAATCGGCGTGTCCGCACAAATGTCAAACTCACGGCAGGTTTCGGCTCGCAGGTACTCCGAAACAGCCGTCACCCCATCGCTTTGGCGAATGGCGAAGCGTGTGATGGGCAGGTACGAGCGATCCGTGCCGACCAGCGTGATGTCCGTTCCGTGCAGCGTCGTGATAAACGGGACGGGGCGGGTGTCTTTGAGCATCTCGCGCGCCAGGAAGGCGCTCACTGAATGGGGGATCGCGTAGTGGACGTGCAGCAGGTCAAGTTCGTATTCGAGCGCGACTTCCGCCATCCTAACGGCGAGCGCCAAGGCGTACGGCGCGGTATCAAAGAGCGCGTAGTTGGTAGCTTCGACCTCATGGAAGTGCATGTTGGCCGGCATGCGCGACAGGCGCAGCGGCAGGGTCGCGCAAATGAAATGCACGTCGTGGCCGCGCGCGGCTAGTTCCAGCCCCAGTTCGGAAGCGACGATGCCGCTGCCACCATAGGACGAGTAGCAGGTGATGCCGATTTTCACGGTAAGTTGTTCCTCCCCGAAGGCTTACTCAGTCGCGGCGGCGGAGGCGGGCGGCGAAAAAGCCATCTGTCCCGTCTTGGTCGGGCCACAAGCGTAGGAAGCCTTCGCTGGTTAGGGCGTCGCCGGCGTCGGGCGGGGGGGCAATCTCAAAGTGCCGGTGGTGCTTGAGAAAGGTGCGCAACACTTCCTCGCCTTCGCGGGCTTCCAGGGAACACACGGCGTACAGCAGCACACCG
The Chloracidobacterium sp. DNA segment above includes these coding regions:
- the bshA gene encoding N-acetyl-alpha-D-glucosaminyl L-malate synthase BshA, whose product is MKIGITCYSSYGGSGIVASELGLELAARGHDVHFICATLPLRLSRMPANMHFHEVEATNYALFDTAPYALALAVRMAEVALEYELDLLHVHYAIPHSVSAFLAREMLKDTRPVPFITTLHGTDITLVGTDRSYLPITRFAIRQSDGVTAVSEYLRAETCREFDICADTPIEVIPNFVNSEVYRRVENPALRATFARPDESVLVHVSNFRAVKRTTDCVRIAARLNRHLPVQLVMVGDGPERAQAQWLARQKGIADRVHFVGKQPDIAAYLSIADVLLLPSESESFGLAALEAMACEVPVIASCTGGLPEVVIPGETGFLAEVGDIQAMADGTLRILTDPDLRARMRRACRRVAVEMFNADDIVARYEAYYTRVTQRFAERR
- a CDS encoding TAT-variant-translocated molybdopterin oxidoreductase → MTDHLVRSSVPTSPVAKLPEPAHWRGIERLLADPEAQAALVERFPRQAALLGDALDRRHFLKIMGASFGLAGLTACSAYPDDGKIVPYVKAPEEIVPGKPLFYASTFSMGPLTTGVLVESHMGRPTKIEGNPDHPASLGATDLFAQAAILTLYDPDRSQTTRYYGDARPYDMFLRDLRKSLDQHRANQGAGLRILTETVVSPTLGAQIRRVLTEFPKAKWIQYEPCHRDAVRAGAKLAFGRVVATQYRFEAADVVAAFDADFLAAGPGNVRYAHDFSRRRRARFGEEATKRMSRLYMVECTPTATGTVADHRIAVRPSELIEIANAVAVGLGVETGRPAQPPAAHVKFVETLIKDLQAHAGRSVFLVGDYQPAALHALAHAVNAKLGNVGKTLVYTDPPEIAPTEQEADFRQLVAEMHAGQVETLVILDGNPAYTAAADVDFAGGLQKVKLSVHLSLYFDETSARCHWHIPASHFLETWGDARAHDGTVSVQQPLIAPLYKETKSPLELLAAFLGEFNQNADEIVRNFWQRNLALLKSGRAFEPTLTGTLQVGRNAVGLQSDFDKQWRRTLHDGLLADSAFKPVEVAFTGNVADAMKTLPPASTGGMEVVFRPDPTIYDGRFANNGWLQETPKPRTKLTWDNAVIVSPRTGAKLGVVRTHDTDPYPVVEVTVGGRKVRGAALVLPGHPDDTLTIHLGYGRERAGSVGNGAGFNANALRAAETLWHAAGASVVKTDETMRLACTQMHWEIEAAGAFERRRLVREATLAEYLSDPTFARTEFDDPKARKLTLFEPPDDYSQGYAWGMVVDMNVCIGCQACVVACTAENNIPIVGKAEVLREREMHWIRIDQYYAGDPNDPNLALHLQPVMCQHCEMAPCELVCPVAATTHSPEGVNEMTYNRCVGTKYCANNCPYKVRRFNFLHYSDYDTPVLKLGRNPDVTVRTRGVMEKCTYCVQRINAARIEAEKEDRRILDGEVITACQAVCPTQAIIFGDINDPNSQVARLRKEPTNYGLLAELNVRPRTSYLAKVRNVHPDLAPARKSAAGHGGHHGGDAHGASTDGHSSGH
- the nrfD gene encoding polysulfide reductase NrfD translates to MAASNEFEPSVSPTSRLPVIAPGHTYASINEKISAIVLLRGTTLGWLVGFGISFMIFMMMLGSISYLLYKGVGVWGINNRVGWGFDIINFVWWIGIGHAGTLISAILLLLHQKWRTSINRFAEAMTLFAVACAALFPVLHLGRPWYAYFLFPYPNTMGMYFPQFRSPLEWDVFAVSTYASVSLVFWYVGLIPDLATMRDRARNWFTKTVYGFFSLGWRGSARHWHRYESIYLLLAGLSTPLVLSVHTIVSFDFAVSIIPGWHATFFPPYFVAGAIYAGFAMVLTLAIPVRWVYGLEDFITDKHLENMGLITLVTGNMVGYAYIMELFYGWYSANEYEQFMVHNRVLGPYWTLYVALIVCNIIVPQFLWSRRIRRNAWWLFGISMFVSVGMWLERYVIIVVSLHRTFLPSGWGTYAGTFWDWTLYIGTMGFFLTLLFLFIRLLPMISMSEMQMLLPGASGALQKGEAKL
- a CDS encoding cytochrome c family protein, with the translated sequence MAQHFHRSMNTVAKVSIFGAVFIIGFGAWLLLEINRSSNVTNVGIALPQPVQFSHQHHVAGLGIECRYCHTSVEHSAFANVPPISTCMNCHQQIWFGAPMLEPVRASWKSGQALEWNRVHNLGDYVYFNHGVHVQKGIGCVSCHGRVDQMQLVYKDQPHTMEWCLSCHRNPAQHIRPRDQVFNMTWKPEDIGETQATLGARLVKEYNIESPRKLTSCSTCHH